In Candidatus Desulfofervidus auxilii, one genomic interval encodes:
- a CDS encoding DUF2283 domain-containing protein — MKITYDSSVDAAYIEFKSAKEVTTIRLTEDVAIDLGANEEVIGIEILNASKHLSLDKKEPYIILEKLKAKVA, encoded by the coding sequence ATGAAAATAACTTATGATTCTTCAGTAGATGCAGCTTATATTGAATTTAAGTCTGCAAAAGAAGTAACAACTATTAGACTCACAGAGGATGTTGCCATAGACTTAGGAGCAAACGAAGAAGTGATTGGCATAGAAATTTTAAATGCCTCTAAGCATTTATCTTTAGATAAAAAGGAGCCCTATATTATATTAGAAAAATTAAAGGCAAAAGTAGCGTAA
- the lepB gene encoding signal peptidase I, producing MDEIERKKSKLREWAESIVIALILALIIRSFIIQAFKIPSGSMVPTLLIGDHLLVCKFSYGIKIPIINKTVVKFRDPKREDVIVFIYPVDPKKDFIKRVIGLPGDKIEIKDKKVYINGELYPDPHAYHSDSRIFPADVLPRDNFGPVVVPKNKYFVMGDNRDSSYDSRFWGFVDREDILGKALIIYWSWERPFYHIRWNRIGKIIH from the coding sequence TTGGATGAGATCGAGCGTAAGAAATCAAAACTGAGGGAATGGGCAGAATCTATTGTTATAGCCCTTATCCTGGCTCTAATAATAAGGTCTTTTATTATCCAGGCCTTTAAGATTCCTTCTGGTTCTATGGTTCCTACTTTACTAATTGGTGACCACCTCCTAGTTTGCAAGTTTAGTTACGGGATAAAAATACCAATAATTAATAAAACAGTGGTTAAATTCAGGGACCCCAAACGGGAGGATGTGATTGTTTTTATCTATCCTGTTGACCCCAAAAAAGATTTCATCAAGCGGGTAATCGGTTTACCAGGAGATAAAATAGAGATTAAAGATAAAAAAGTATATATAAATGGTGAGCTTTACCCTGACCCTCATGCTTATCATTCTGACTCTAGGATATTTCCAGCAGATGTTCTACCTAGAGACAACTTTGGGCCAGTAGTGGTGCCTAAAAATAAATACTTTGTGATGGGGGACAATAGAGACTCTAGCTATGATAGCCGTTTTTGGGGCTTTGTAGACAGAGAAGATATTTTGGGCAAGGCACTTATTATCTATTGGTCATGGGAAAGACCATTCTACCATATTAGATGGAACAGAATAGGAAAGATTATTCACTGA
- a CDS encoding type II toxin-antitoxin system VapC family toxin, with product MLNSPVCVDASFVIRLLESVDSQSSAIRLWIEWHEAGRPVVAPSLLYYEITNALHRYVVHGELLPEEASELLDVALKLDITLYGDADLHRYALKLAKSFSLPTTYDAHYLALAERLGAEFWTTDKRLVRTVQKVISWVRLLKEKK from the coding sequence ATGCTCAACTCTCCGGTCTGCGTTGATGCAAGTTTCGTCATAAGACTTCTTGAAAGCGTTGATTCTCAATCCTCTGCTATCCGCCTGTGGATAGAATGGCATGAGGCTGGGCGTCCGGTAGTTGCTCCTTCATTATTATACTACGAAATAACTAATGCTCTGCATCGCTACGTTGTTCATGGGGAGCTTCTACCAGAAGAGGCTTCCGAGTTGTTGGATGTGGCTTTAAAACTGGATATTACCCTTTACGGTGATGCCGATTTGCATCGGTATGCTTTGAAATTGGCTAAAAGTTTTTCTTTGCCTACGACTTATGATGCTCATTATTTGGCTTTGGCTGAACGCCTGGGGGCTGAATTCTGGACTACTGATAAGCGTTTAGTAAGAACTGTGCAAAAAGTTATATCATGGGTGCGCTTGTTGAAAGAAAAGAAATAA
- a CDS encoding type II toxin-antitoxin system Phd/YefM family antitoxin: MKRVVSATEARIRFGELIRRVVEEREPVLVERGGKPYVVLLSVEEYERLKAIQSKETWQEIVEQVLRLGSRIRSRRKGKPLTPPEKVIHELREERNAQLSGLR; this comes from the coding sequence GTGAAACGTGTGGTAAGTGCCACGGAAGCCCGGATCCGGTTTGGGGAGTTGATCCGACGGGTGGTAGAAGAGCGGGAGCCTGTTCTTGTGGAACGAGGCGGAAAACCTTATGTAGTGCTCCTCTCTGTTGAAGAATATGAACGCCTTAAAGCTATCCAAAGCAAAGAGACATGGCAGGAAATAGTTGAACAGGTTTTACGTTTGGGATCTCGTATAAGATCCCGCAGAAAAGGCAAACCCCTTACTCCTCCCGAGAAGGTTATTCACGAGTTGCGTGAGGAAAGAAATGCTCAACTCTCCGGTCTGCGTTGA
- a CDS encoding undecaprenyl-diphosphate phosphatase: MTQVKLIFQAIFLGILQGLTEFLPVSSSGHLVIAQYFCPQISQSPLTLDITLHLGTSLALCLYFRKDLKNMLLNPHIAIPIIVATLVTTAVALPLKPFIEAAFHSPRLACLMLLFTGTFLFFAAKIKNNNRTQVGWREAVSIGLAQALAVLPGISRSGTTISTGVYLGLTGEMAGRFSFLIAIPAIFGAGLLELKDISTLPSGLFIPYTIGFLSSFLAGLWAIRWLLKILTHTQNKLIYFAYYCWLIGLIFFWLV; this comes from the coding sequence ATGACCCAGGTTAAACTTATTTTCCAAGCCATTTTTTTAGGTATTTTGCAGGGATTAACGGAGTTTTTGCCGGTAAGTAGTTCAGGACATTTGGTTATTGCCCAATATTTCTGTCCTCAAATATCTCAGTCACCTTTAACCCTTGATATTACCCTTCATCTAGGCACCTCATTGGCCCTTTGCCTTTATTTTCGTAAAGACTTAAAAAATATGCTCCTTAATCCCCACATAGCTATACCCATTATTGTAGCCACTTTAGTAACGACCGCTGTGGCTCTACCTTTGAAGCCATTTATAGAAGCTGCTTTCCATTCGCCCCGTCTGGCTTGTTTGATGCTGCTCTTTACAGGAACATTTCTTTTCTTTGCCGCAAAGATTAAAAATAATAATCGCACGCAGGTAGGCTGGCGTGAAGCTGTAAGTATTGGTCTGGCTCAAGCCTTAGCAGTTTTACCAGGCATTTCACGCTCAGGCACAACCATTTCTACTGGAGTTTATTTAGGACTAACGGGTGAAATGGCAGGACGTTTTTCTTTTTTAATTGCTATTCCAGCTATATTTGGTGCTGGTCTGTTGGAATTAAAAGACATATCTACTCTACCTTCTGGTCTTTTTATACCTTATACCATAGGTTTTCTGAGCTCATTCCTGGCTGGTCTTTGGGCCATTCGTTGGCTTTTAAAAATTCTGACCCATACTCAAAACAAGCTTATCTATTTTGCTTATTATTGTTGGCTTATTGGGCTTATCTTCTTTTGGCTAGTGTAG
- a CDS encoding type II toxin-antitoxin system PemK/MazF family toxin, producing MVPSKSYQFNKELDEIITLEDKDFQESGLKTESVIRVSRLAVVEKDILIGRIGKISSERLKRIKDKLGKWIME from the coding sequence ATGGTTCCTTCCAAGAGTTATCAGTTTAATAAAGAATTGGATGAAATAATTACACTAGAAGATAAGGACTTTCAAGAGTCAGGACTTAAAACAGAAAGTGTAATCCGGGTAAGTAGGCTTGCTGTTGTAGAAAAGGACATACTAATTGGGAGAATAGGTAAAATATCTTCAGAGAGGTTAAAAAGGATTAAAGACAAATTAGGAAAATGGATAATGGAATGA
- a CDS encoding cupin domain-containing protein — protein sequence MIIKTEYHKIKPYTTKDGSLIRELMHPNVHGNAKQSLAEAIIPVGFTTLLHKHHQSEEIYHILEGNGIMVIGHERFEVRAGDTICILPGKPHQIQNTGKIPLRLLCCCSPPYSHDDTELLGSIP from the coding sequence ATGATAATAAAGACCGAATACCATAAGATTAAACCTTATACCACCAAAGATGGTTCGCTAATTCGTGAACTAATGCATCCAAATGTACATGGAAATGCTAAGCAAAGTTTGGCAGAAGCAATTATCCCAGTTGGATTTACAACCTTGCTACACAAACATCATCAATCTGAAGAAATATATCACATTCTTGAAGGTAATGGAATTATGGTCATTGGGCATGAAAGATTTGAAGTTAGGGCTGGTGACACTATCTGTATTCTTCCTGGAAAACCACATCAAATTCAGAACACTGGTAAAATCCCATTGAGGTTATTGTGCTGCTGTTCACCCCCTTACTCCCATGATGATACAGAATTGCTAGGTAGCATTCCTTGA
- the folE2 gene encoding GTP cyclohydrolase FolE2: MSIMIDVQSLPDYRQIEVDKVGIKDIRYPITVLDRENGTQKTVAYINMYVGLPHRFKGTHMSRFVEILNEYQGELISFKSMKEILHKMKERLNAVSAHLEIEFPYFMEKKAPVSKTKGLMEYLCTFIGNLRDKIELELKVRVPICTLCPCSKEISEFGAHNQRGIVNLRLRFRKFIWLEDIIKLVEQAGSSEVYSLLKRVDEKYVTEKAYQNPKFVEDVVREIAKKLLSDDNITWFAVEAENFESIHNHSAYAYIERKK, translated from the coding sequence ATGTCAATTATGATTGATGTTCAAAGTTTACCTGATTATCGTCAAATAGAAGTGGATAAGGTGGGAATAAAAGACATCCGTTATCCTATTACTGTTTTAGACCGGGAAAACGGAACTCAAAAAACAGTAGCTTATATCAATATGTATGTTGGTCTCCCCCACCGATTCAAAGGCACACACATGAGCCGATTTGTGGAAATTTTGAATGAATATCAAGGTGAGCTCATAAGTTTCAAAAGCATGAAAGAAATCTTACATAAGATGAAGGAACGATTAAATGCGGTTTCTGCCCATTTAGAAATAGAATTTCCTTATTTTATGGAAAAAAAGGCTCCTGTTTCTAAAACCAAGGGACTTATGGAATATCTCTGCACTTTTATAGGTAATTTGCGGGACAAAATTGAGCTGGAGTTAAAAGTTAGAGTGCCTATTTGCACATTATGTCCTTGCTCCAAAGAAATCAGTGAATTTGGAGCTCACAATCAAAGAGGTATTGTTAATTTAAGATTGCGATTTAGAAAATTCATCTGGTTAGAAGATATTATCAAATTAGTTGAACAAGCAGGTTCTTCTGAAGTTTACTCGCTTTTAAAGCGAGTGGATGAAAAATATGTTACTGAAAAGGCCTATCAAAATCCAAAGTTTGTAGAAGATGTGGTGCGGGAGATTGCTAAAAAACTTCTGTCAGATGATAATATTACTTGGTTTGCAGTAGAGGCAGAAAATTTTGAATCCATCCACAACCATAGCGCCTATGCTTATATTGAAAGAAAAAAATAG
- a CDS encoding ROK family protein, with amino-acid sequence MKGLIGFDIGGTNLRCGLISEEGKIIAFYTQPTGAQRGVEKLIQEIISQVKRIEKEHSEIPIAGIGIGIAGILKPIQGIVCFSPNLPGWRQIPLLKMLRQSIPYPIFIENDANLIALGEAWQGAGRGEKNFFLLTLGTGIGGGIIYQGHLWSGETSAAEIGHIKIDPYGERCLCGRRGCLETFASASWLVRRAYKHMHLGMPSILAKYPKITAKDVFTAAQRGDILACYLFQLAGWALGIGIATLCNTLGFKTVIIGGGMSNAWEEFIGSLKGTLTKELLAIDYSEVKIIKSSLGDMAGIYGACYLVKQNLD; translated from the coding sequence ATGAAGGGTTTGATTGGATTTGATATAGGAGGAACAAACCTTAGATGTGGTTTAATAAGTGAAGAAGGAAAAATTATTGCCTTTTATACACAACCTACTGGGGCTCAAAGGGGAGTAGAGAAGCTTATCCAGGAGATTATTTCTCAAGTGAAACGAATAGAGAAAGAACATTCTGAGATCCCCATTGCTGGTATAGGCATTGGAATAGCAGGGATTTTAAAACCTATTCAGGGTATAGTATGTTTCTCCCCCAATCTTCCTGGTTGGCGGCAAATACCTTTGCTGAAGATGTTAAGACAATCTATTCCCTATCCTATATTTATAGAAAACGATGCCAACCTTATTGCCTTGGGTGAAGCTTGGCAAGGAGCAGGAAGAGGAGAAAAAAATTTTTTCCTCCTTACTTTGGGAACAGGTATAGGTGGAGGCATTATTTACCAAGGTCACTTATGGAGCGGAGAGACTAGTGCTGCTGAAATAGGACATATTAAAATAGATCCTTATGGAGAAAGATGCTTATGTGGACGTAGAGGTTGTCTTGAGACATTTGCTTCAGCCTCTTGGTTAGTAAGACGAGCTTATAAGCATATGCACTTAGGTATGCCTTCTATTTTAGCCAAGTATCCTAAGATTACCGCTAAGGATGTCTTTACAGCCGCCCAAAGAGGTGATATTTTAGCCTGTTATTTATTCCAGTTAGCCGGTTGGGCCCTGGGTATTGGGATTGCCACTTTGTGTAACACTTTAGGATTTAAGACGGTGATTATTGGTGGAGGAATGAGTAATGCTTGGGAAGAGTTTATTGGTTCTTTAAAAGGCACTTTAACAAAAGAATTATTGGCTATAGATTATAGTGAAGTAAAAATAATAAAGTCTTCCTTGGGGGATATGGCAGGTATTTATGGAGCGTGTTATTTAGTGAAACAAAATTTAGATTAA
- a CDS encoding DUF4258 domain-containing protein: MKKIEFSKHALLRMEVRGATKEEVELAIRMGEIVSVKQNQIGFRKKL, from the coding sequence ATGAAAAAAATTGAGTTTTCTAAGCATGCTTTATTAAGGATGGAAGTGAGAGGAGCTACAAAGGAGGAGGTTGAATTAGCTATAAGAATGGGAGAAATAGTTTCTGTAAAACAAAATCAGATTGGGTTTCGCAAAAAACTTTGA
- a CDS encoding haloacid dehalogenase type II: MLNFNKYEVLSFDCYGTLIDWETGIIAAIRPVLSNHNIILDDEQILELYAEIEAKIEKGKYVEYREVLRKVMLQFGNQLGFVPSASELDCLVESLRNWLPFPDTVKALQILKKKYRLAIISNIDNDLFAFSAKHLKVKFDWVITAEQAKNYKPSLHNFKFAIDRIGVSPEKILHIAQSIYHDIIPAKKIGLSTVWVNRRKDKTGSGATLPARGKPDLEVSDLETLVSIMELDFNNQK; the protein is encoded by the coding sequence ATGCTTAATTTTAATAAATACGAAGTTTTAAGTTTTGACTGCTATGGTACCCTTATTGATTGGGAAACCGGCATCATAGCAGCCATAAGGCCCGTTCTTTCAAACCACAATATAATCTTAGATGACGAACAAATTCTTGAGCTTTATGCTGAGATAGAAGCAAAAATAGAAAAAGGTAAGTATGTTGAGTATAGAGAGGTACTTAGAAAAGTAATGCTACAATTTGGTAATCAACTTGGATTTGTGCCCTCTGCTTCTGAATTAGATTGCCTGGTTGAGTCACTGAGAAACTGGCTACCTTTCCCTGACACTGTTAAAGCATTACAAATATTGAAGAAAAAGTACAGACTTGCCATAATTTCTAATATAGATAATGACCTTTTTGCCTTTTCTGCAAAGCATTTAAAAGTTAAATTTGATTGGGTCATAACCGCAGAGCAAGCAAAAAATTATAAACCTTCTTTACATAATTTTAAATTTGCCATTGACAGGATTGGTGTTTCACCTGAAAAGATTTTGCATATTGCTCAGAGTATTTATCACGACATAATTCCAGCAAAGAAAATAGGTCTATCCACTGTTTGGGTTAATAGAAGAAAGGACAAAACAGGAAGTGGCGCAACACTACCTGCAAGAGGCAAACCTGATTTAGAGGTGTCAGATTTGGAAACGTTAGTTTCTATTATGGAGTTAGATTTCAATAACCAAAAATAA
- a CDS encoding ATP-binding protein, with protein MELSRLRFQNRYWDNPELLKEDIHLKQLFSAPVVLKHPVEEMLKIDQDRVYIIRGPRQVGKTTLLKKLMQALIGNHVAPGRIFYFAFDIGNIKDDNEVAELIHTYINFARSDFKQKRLWLFLDEVTYTPNWAIGIKRAYDSGLLQNATLILTGSSALDLKKGGERLPGRRGICAHENDLSMLPLNFRAYVKNIFGLNDLPSISEIDTKTLYNACFKASYYEEEIKNAFEEYLLCGGFPLSILCFKEKGKIEPSIYYTYLQAFIGDLTKAGKRESYVREILSIIFQKRHEPLDWLLISKESGIGSHHTIKEYVETLEAFFLLKVIYAVKHLGGNEFSFRKRKKLYISDPFVYSLFLAWVKGEVEPYREAIRLVEDTLYKSKLTENVVGIHLSQVFPKLGYWRNRSEIDFIGLGKSPLRQYFEVKYQERITSRDKKQLKKTRGGIIISKRTLAYDEKNAIAIVPAHLFLSVL; from the coding sequence ATGGAATTATCCAGATTAAGATTTCAAAATAGATACTGGGACAACCCAGAGTTATTAAAGGAAGATATTCATCTCAAACAGCTTTTTAGTGCTCCTGTTGTTTTAAAGCATCCTGTAGAGGAAATGTTAAAAATTGATCAAGATAGAGTATATATTATAAGAGGACCCAGACAGGTAGGCAAAACTACCCTACTTAAAAAGTTAATGCAAGCTTTAATAGGAAATCATGTTGCCCCTGGACGCATATTCTATTTTGCTTTTGATATAGGGAATATAAAGGATGACAATGAGGTAGCAGAATTGATTCATACTTATATAAATTTTGCCCGCAGCGATTTTAAACAAAAACGACTTTGGCTCTTTTTGGATGAAGTAACTTATACCCCTAACTGGGCAATAGGAATAAAACGGGCATATGATAGTGGTCTTCTTCAAAATGCGACTTTAATTCTCACTGGTTCATCCGCCTTGGATCTAAAGAAAGGGGGTGAAAGACTCCCTGGCAGACGGGGGATATGTGCTCATGAAAATGATTTAAGTATGTTGCCTCTTAATTTTAGGGCATATGTAAAAAATATTTTCGGTTTAAATGACTTACCATCTATTTCAGAGATAGATACAAAAACTCTATACAATGCTTGTTTTAAAGCATCTTACTATGAAGAGGAAATTAAAAATGCATTTGAAGAATATTTGCTTTGTGGAGGTTTTCCTTTAAGCATCTTATGTTTTAAAGAAAAAGGTAAGATAGAACCTTCTATTTACTATACTTATCTGCAGGCATTTATTGGTGATTTAACAAAGGCAGGAAAAAGGGAATCCTATGTGAGGGAGATTTTATCCATTATATTTCAAAAACGCCATGAGCCCTTAGATTGGCTCTTAATCTCAAAGGAAAGTGGTATTGGTTCTCACCATACTATAAAAGAATATGTAGAAACACTTGAGGCATTTTTTTTATTGAAGGTAATTTATGCGGTAAAACATTTGGGTGGCAATGAATTTTCGTTCAGAAAAAGGAAAAAGCTGTATATTTCTGATCCCTTTGTTTATTCACTTTTTCTGGCATGGGTAAAGGGGGAAGTAGAACCATATAGAGAAGCAATAAGGCTGGTGGAAGATACACTGTATAAAAGTAAGCTCACAGAAAACGTCGTGGGTATTCACTTAAGTCAAGTTTTTCCAAAACTTGGCTACTGGCGGAACCGAAGTGAAATTGACTTTATTGGACTGGGAAAGAGCCCGCTACGTCAATATTTTGAAGTAAAATACCAGGAGAGAATTACTTCAAGAGATAAAAAACAGTTAAAAAAGACTAGAGGTGGTATAATTATTTCAAAAAGGACACTTGCTTATGATGAAAAAAATGCTATCGCTATTGTACCTGCACATCTTTTTTTGAGTGTGTTATAA
- a CDS encoding diol dehydratase reactivase ATPase-like domain-containing protein: MMKPCFASIDVGTHTTRLLIAVPRNDRLEPVLKKRVITKLGFYFNSGPPGGEAGQLSDEGINSLVDTLSQYAQDMKTHKVKNYQAVATAVLREAKNREEIIELIKKKTGIQIKVISGEFEAELTTKGVLSTLEIPQKSTLIADIGGGSTELIWENKKRKAVSLALGATHLTQSFLKHDPPLNQEIKEAFCKAKEVIQASNFPSPVFLVGTAGSISTLAALDLKMTVYQPHLINGHILTKNSIETIFSTLCSMNAQQRLTLPGLEPGREEIILGGSIIALCLLELFHQDRMIVSEGGLLEGVLVDYLFKNEGKKYKFLI; the protein is encoded by the coding sequence ATGATGAAACCTTGTTTTGCTTCTATAGATGTAGGCACTCATACCACCAGACTATTAATTGCTGTTCCGCGGAATGATAGGCTTGAACCAGTTTTAAAAAAACGAGTAATTACTAAACTAGGGTTTTATTTTAATTCAGGCCCGCCTGGCGGCGAGGCAGGTCAGCTTTCTGATGAAGGTATAAATAGCTTAGTTGATACCTTAAGCCAGTATGCCCAAGATATGAAGACACATAAAGTAAAAAATTATCAGGCAGTAGCTACAGCGGTTTTACGTGAGGCCAAAAATCGTGAAGAAATCATAGAATTGATAAAAAAGAAAACAGGTATTCAAATAAAGGTAATAAGTGGAGAATTTGAGGCAGAACTTACTACCAAAGGGGTATTATCTACCTTAGAAATACCCCAAAAATCTACTTTAATTGCGGATATTGGTGGAGGAAGCACTGAATTAATTTGGGAAAATAAAAAAAGGAAGGCAGTAAGTCTAGCTTTAGGTGCAACCCATTTAACTCAATCTTTTTTAAAACATGATCCACCTCTAAATCAGGAGATAAAAGAGGCGTTTTGTAAGGCCAAGGAGGTTATTCAGGCAAGCAATTTCCCCAGCCCCGTTTTTTTAGTTGGCACTGCGGGTAGTATTTCTACTTTGGCGGCTTTAGACTTAAAAATGACAGTTTATCAACCACATTTGATAAATGGCCATATTTTAACAAAAAACTCCATAGAGACCATTTTTTCAACTCTCTGTTCTATGAATGCTCAACAGCGTCTTACCCTTCCTGGTCTTGAACCAGGCCGAGAAGAAATTATCTTAGGTGGTAGTATTATTGCTCTTTGTCTTTTAGAGTTATTCCATCAAGATAGAATGATAGTAAGTGAAGGGGGATTGTTAGAAGGGGTATTAGTAGATTATCTTTTTAAAAACGAAGGGAAGAAATATAAATTTTTAATATAA
- the moaA gene encoding GTP 3',8-cyclase MoaA, with translation MSLQDAYNRKITYLRISVTDRCNLRCRYCVPRQALKRLPHNEILTYEEIVRLVKIAAQIGFKKIRLTGGEPLVRRNIVYLIEQINNISTIQKLCLTTNGTLLREFASDLYRAGLRHINISLDTLSPQKYAYITGVDAFSQTWAGIKKAIEVGFHPIKINVVLIKGFNDNEIIDLANLSFDYPLYIRFIEYMPLMSTGINFEQSFISTDEVKERLKKIGKLEKVPSSALDGPAQRYKFRGSLGEVGFISALSHHFCPNCNRLRLTSDGQLRPCLFSDQEWDLKTPLRQGASNTTLKAIIEDAITHKPKSHGYVKFVIHRPMLKIGG, from the coding sequence ATGTCTCTACAGGATGCCTATAATAGAAAAATTACCTATCTTAGAATATCAGTGACTGACCGTTGCAACTTGCGATGTCGCTATTGTGTCCCTAGACAAGCTCTGAAAAGATTACCCCATAATGAGATATTGACTTATGAGGAAATTGTCCGCTTAGTAAAAATCGCAGCTCAAATAGGATTTAAAAAAATACGGTTAACAGGCGGTGAACCACTAGTTAGAAGAAATATTGTTTATTTAATAGAACAAATTAATAATATTTCAACTATCCAAAAACTCTGTCTTACCACTAATGGCACCCTTTTGAGAGAATTCGCTTCGGATTTATACAGAGCTGGTTTGAGACACATCAATATCAGTTTGGATACTCTAAGTCCCCAAAAATATGCCTATATTACGGGAGTGGATGCCTTTTCTCAAACTTGGGCTGGAATAAAAAAGGCTATTGAGGTGGGTTTTCATCCCATAAAGATTAATGTAGTATTAATAAAAGGGTTTAATGATAATGAAATAATAGATTTAGCCAATCTAAGCTTTGATTATCCTTTATATATTCGTTTTATTGAATATATGCCTTTGATGTCTACAGGTATCAATTTTGAACAATCGTTTATTTCTACTGATGAAGTAAAAGAAAGACTAAAAAAAATAGGCAAACTAGAAAAAGTCCCTTCTAGTGCGCTTGATGGTCCAGCCCAAAGGTATAAATTCAGGGGCAGTTTGGGTGAAGTTGGATTTATTAGTGCCTTGAGTCACCATTTTTGTCCTAATTGTAATCGTTTAAGACTTACCTCAGATGGACAATTACGTCCTTGTTTGTTCTCTGATCAAGAATGGGATTTAAAAACACCCTTACGGCAAGGGGCTTCTAATACTACCTTAAAAGCCATTATTGAAGATGCCATTACCCACAAGCCAAAAAGTCATGGGTATGTTAAGTTTGTAATCCATCGTCCTATGCTTAAAATCGGTGGGTAG
- a CDS encoding AAA family ATPase, which yields MKNLIIENFTRIRRAEIAFGDLTVFVGPQATGKTLVLELMKLVEDRPAIMSNLKKHGFDRARPARIFLLGILTSESKIVKNLIKQLIN from the coding sequence ATGAAAAACCTCATCATTGAAAACTTTACCCGTATTAGAAGGGCTGAAATCGCTTTTGGCGATCTTACCGTGTTTGTTGGCCCTCAAGCAACCGGCAAAACCCTTGTCCTGGAACTCATGAAATTGGTTGAAGATAGACCGGCCATAATGAGCAACCTCAAAAAACACGGGTTTGATAGGGCACGTCCGGCGCGGATCTTTCTGCTTGGAATATTGACTTCCGAAAGTAAAATAGTTAAAAATTTAATTAAGCAATTGATTAATTAG
- a CDS encoding DUF2281 domain-containing protein, protein MSLAEKIIEKVKSLPDDKQSEILDFIDSLSKKVKEEEKKRVE, encoded by the coding sequence ATGAGTCTGGCAGAAAAGATAATAGAAAAGGTTAAATCATTACCTGATGATAAGCAATCAGAAATATTAGATTTCATAGATTCTCTTTCAAAAAAAGTAAAGGAAGAAGAAAAAAAAAGAGTGGAATAA